A window of the Terriglobia bacterium genome harbors these coding sequences:
- a CDS encoding protein kinase, with protein MASRPRAPWWIYACAVVFLGYFCLNFGYFEFFGWRTTGITPDPGADEHGVIGRVFPGSPAEVAGIRSGDRLLTLGGYRVRNFAEFLVANWNLDCSAPVPAEFTRNGATAHATLVIPRRYSTLTPSQRAPRLIWLLVSVVQFILALFVVFSRPMDLTARLGALFLASFACEYEPVVIGGALVWRQLPLPMQASFFIPDVLSNGAWWFLAFLFFAVFPRKVFSRPLHWALACAPGAIFFLFGAAAKFGVLFAPQHMQIDMPSARLRTVFVGGLVIAGGYVVAGLGCLVWNYRRSDVNERRRVRLLMAGAIISVGSFFAGFPLATFATAFWTRTDIQILIPTLTLAFPVCFAYAILKHRLFDIRVMIRQGLQYAVARGVLLYLLPVCAAVLVLDLVLHKDQTVGALMSQRGWPYAMLGVLAAVGHVKRQSWMQALDRRFFRERYNAQQMLRELVEEIRKAGSLEEEAPRAVARIESALHPEFAALLVRAPGEPRYRCVAAAPSGAAVTGVDANSKLIGLMRLLGKPMHASASDTGWLRAQLPHDETDFLREARIELLVPVALTADATEALLAFGPKRSEEPYTAEDLELLLAIAGALAMLLERPTPGPARAAYGECTECGTCYDSGTYRCAGDGAQLTPMPFPRMLAGRYRLEKRLGRGGMGTVYRAADTALERDVAVKMLREDLIANPEAAERFRRESRMSASVSHPNLVAIHDFGIESGRGAFLVMELLVGQNLRQQLLHGGRLPTARALEILRGVCAAVEAAHKRGLVHRDLKPENIFLARTPGGDVPKVLDFGVAKLLSQAANSALATADTGDGVLLGTAQYMCPEQLRGELVEPAWDLWALAVIAYEMLTGVHPFGASTIAGVHAAVLAGNYRPLRETLPGAPVALDGFFTAAFAGDRARRPDSANDFLLRLEQSVAGV; from the coding sequence ATGGCTTCCCGCCCGCGCGCCCCGTGGTGGATCTACGCCTGCGCCGTCGTGTTCCTCGGCTACTTCTGTCTGAACTTCGGCTATTTCGAGTTTTTCGGCTGGCGCACGACCGGTATAACCCCCGATCCGGGCGCCGACGAACACGGCGTCATCGGCAGGGTCTTCCCGGGCAGTCCGGCCGAGGTCGCCGGTATCAGGTCGGGAGACCGCCTGCTCACCCTGGGAGGCTACCGCGTCCGGAACTTTGCCGAATTTCTAGTTGCAAACTGGAATCTCGATTGCTCCGCCCCGGTGCCCGCCGAATTCACACGAAACGGCGCAACGGCCCACGCCACTCTGGTGATCCCACGGCGCTATTCCACTCTCACCCCATCGCAACGCGCCCCCCGGCTGATCTGGCTGCTGGTCAGTGTTGTCCAGTTCATTCTGGCGTTGTTCGTCGTGTTCAGCCGGCCGATGGACTTGACTGCCCGCCTTGGGGCCCTATTCCTGGCTTCATTCGCCTGTGAGTACGAACCGGTCGTGATCGGCGGCGCGCTCGTGTGGCGGCAACTCCCCCTGCCCATGCAGGCGAGTTTCTTTATCCCCGACGTGCTGTCCAACGGAGCGTGGTGGTTCCTGGCCTTCCTGTTCTTCGCCGTGTTCCCCCGCAAGGTATTTTCCCGTCCCCTCCACTGGGCATTGGCCTGCGCTCCGGGCGCCATCTTTTTTCTTTTTGGAGCGGCCGCAAAGTTCGGCGTGCTGTTTGCTCCACAACACATGCAGATCGATATGCCCTCTGCGCGGCTGCGAACCGTCTTCGTCGGCGGGCTAGTGATTGCAGGCGGGTACGTGGTCGCGGGCCTCGGCTGTCTCGTCTGGAACTACCGCCGCAGCGACGTCAACGAGCGCCGCCGCGTCCGCCTCCTGATGGCGGGAGCTATCATCAGCGTCGGCTCATTCTTCGCGGGTTTCCCGCTCGCCACCTTCGCGACCGCTTTCTGGACCCGCACCGACATACAGATTCTGATCCCCACTCTGACCCTGGCATTCCCGGTGTGTTTTGCCTACGCCATCCTCAAACACCGGCTCTTCGACATCCGCGTGATGATCCGCCAGGGCCTGCAATATGCCGTGGCGCGCGGCGTGCTGTTGTACCTGCTGCCAGTGTGCGCCGCCGTGCTGGTGCTCGACCTCGTCCTGCACAAAGACCAGACCGTGGGCGCGCTGATGTCGCAGCGCGGCTGGCCCTATGCCATGCTGGGCGTCCTCGCGGCCGTCGGGCACGTGAAACGCCAAAGCTGGATGCAGGCGCTCGACCGCCGTTTCTTTCGCGAGCGCTACAACGCGCAGCAGATGCTGCGCGAGCTGGTGGAGGAGATCCGCAAAGCGGGCAGCCTGGAGGAGGAAGCGCCCCGCGCGGTGGCCCGCATCGAGTCGGCGCTGCATCCCGAATTCGCCGCCCTGCTGGTGCGCGCGCCCGGAGAACCGCGCTACCGCTGCGTGGCCGCGGCCCCATCGGGCGCTGCCGTCACCGGCGTCGACGCCAACAGCAAGCTCATCGGCCTGATGCGCCTGCTGGGCAAGCCGATGCACGCTTCCGCATCCGACACCGGCTGGCTGCGCGCACAACTGCCCCACGACGAGACCGACTTCCTGCGGGAAGCTCGCATCGAGTTATTGGTCCCGGTGGCTCTGACGGCCGACGCCACCGAGGCTTTGCTTGCCTTCGGCCCCAAGAGGTCGGAAGAACCGTACACGGCGGAAGACCTGGAGCTGCTCCTTGCCATCGCGGGGGCGCTCGCGATGCTGCTGGAGCGTCCCACGCCGGGGCCGGCGCGGGCTGCCTACGGCGAGTGCACCGAGTGCGGGACCTGTTACGACTCGGGAACCTATCGCTGCGCCGGCGACGGCGCCCAGCTCACGCCCATGCCCTTCCCGCGCATGCTGGCTGGGCGGTATCGCCTCGAAAAGCGTCTGGGACGCGGCGGCATGGGCACCGTCTACCGCGCCGCCGACACCGCCCTCGAGCGCGACGTCGCCGTCAAGATGCTGCGCGAGGACCTGATCGCCAATCCCGAAGCCGCCGAGCGCTTTCGCCGGGAATCCCGCATGTCGGCCTCCGTCTCCCATCCCAACCTGGTAGCCATCCACGATTTCGGCATCGAGAGCGGCCGGGGCGCGTTCCTGGTGATGGAATTACTCGTCGGCCAGAACTTGCGCCAGCAGTTGCTGCACGGCGGTCGCTTGCCGACGGCGCGCGCGCTGGAGATCCTCCGCGGCGTCTGCGCTGCCGTGGAAGCCGCCCACAAGCGTGGCCTCGTCCATCGAGACTTGAAGCCGGAAAACATCTTCCTCGCACGCACTCCGGGCGGCGACGTCCCCAAGGTGCTGGATTTCGGCGTCGCCAAGCTGCTTTCGCAGGCCGCCAACAGCGCCCTGGCCACCGCCGACACCGGAGACGGTGTCCTGCTCGGCACCGCCCAGTACATGTGCCCCGAACAGTTGCGCGGCGAACTGGTGGAGCCGGCGTGGGACCTGTGGGCGCTGGCCGTCATCGCCTACGAAATGCTGACCGGAGTGCATCCCTTTGGCGCTTCCACTATCGCCGGGGTGCACGCCGCGGTGCTTGCCGGCAACTACCGGCCGCTCCGCGAGACGCTCCCCGGCGCGCCTGTCGCGCTCGACGGATTCTTCACCGCCGCCTTTGCCGGTGACCGAGCGCGGCGGCCGGATTCCGCCAATGATTTTCTGCTCCGCCTGGAGCAAAGCGTCGCGGGTGTCTGA
- the moaD gene encoding molybdopterin converting factor subunit 1, with protein sequence MQVRVLFFGMLKELVGRSSESLELPEGSTLADLLAAYEEQAPKLKEFRSSVALSVNQEYAPPATPLKDGDEVALLPPVSGGSAPQPAGAWVAIVREKIDVAGLSEGIRRPEDGAVAVFEGVVRNQTRGRRTLYLDYEAYESMALKQLQGLADEALQRFAVRDVAIVHRLGKLELGETSVAIAVASAHRGPAFDACRWLIDTLKTTVPIWKKEYFEDGAVWADGEPFPEEIRAGRGAKAGQRASK encoded by the coding sequence ATGCAGGTCCGGGTCCTGTTCTTCGGCATGCTGAAGGAGCTGGTGGGGCGTTCCAGCGAGTCACTGGAGCTGCCCGAGGGCTCCACTCTCGCCGACCTGCTGGCGGCCTATGAGGAACAGGCGCCGAAACTGAAAGAGTTCCGGTCCTCGGTCGCACTCTCCGTCAATCAGGAATACGCGCCGCCGGCCACACCCTTGAAGGACGGCGACGAAGTGGCGCTGCTGCCCCCGGTCAGCGGGGGATCCGCACCGCAGCCTGCCGGAGCCTGGGTCGCTATCGTGCGGGAGAAGATCGATGTAGCCGGCCTGTCGGAGGGTATCCGGCGGCCCGAGGACGGCGCGGTGGCCGTCTTCGAGGGCGTGGTGCGCAACCAGACCCGCGGCCGCCGCACCCTCTACCTGGACTATGAGGCCTACGAGAGCATGGCGCTGAAACAGCTACAGGGCCTGGCGGACGAGGCGCTGCAGCGCTTCGCGGTGCGCGACGTGGCCATCGTGCACCGACTGGGGAAGCTGGAGCTGGGTGAGACCAGCGTGGCCATCGCGGTCGCCTCCGCCCACCGCGGCCCCGCCTTCGACGCCTGCCGCTGGCTCATCGACACGCTGAAGACCACTGTACCCATCTGGAAGAAGGAATATTTCGAGGATGGGGCTGTTTGGGCGGACGGCGAGCCGTTCCCGGAAGAAATCCGCGCCGGGCGCGGAGCGAAGGCCGGGCAGCGTGCATCCAAGTGA
- a CDS encoding VWA domain-containing protein, translating into MKLLWTTVLVLSCAAAWAQAFAPVQAPEQKIPTFRAEVKLVNVYVTVVDRNGAPVGGLTQDDFEIFEDGVAQKTAVFAKESELPLSIILALDTSLSTRKDLKLELDSAHGFVRSILRPVDALSLYQFAEETEELVPFTSDISRIDRGLKRAHIGSATAMYDAIFLASRALSRRQGRKVMVVITDGGDTISRVDYAEALRAAQIADTIVYSIIDVPIEASAGRNTGGEHALMQLATDTGGKFYYENSPEELNRAFRQVSEELRTQYLLGYYPVKRLADSDYRRIEVRLKADAGPRFAGLRPRHRAGYYTSKAE; encoded by the coding sequence ATGAAACTGCTTTGGACCACCGTCCTTGTCTTGTCGTGTGCCGCGGCCTGGGCGCAGGCGTTCGCCCCGGTGCAGGCGCCCGAGCAGAAGATCCCGACCTTCAGGGCCGAGGTCAAGCTGGTCAACGTGTACGTGACCGTGGTGGACCGCAACGGCGCGCCCGTGGGCGGGCTGACGCAGGACGACTTCGAGATCTTCGAGGACGGCGTGGCGCAGAAGACGGCGGTGTTCGCCAAGGAGTCGGAGCTGCCCCTGTCCATCATCCTGGCGCTGGACACCAGCCTGAGCACGCGCAAGGACCTGAAGCTGGAGCTGGATTCGGCGCACGGATTCGTCCGCTCCATCCTGCGGCCGGTGGACGCGCTCTCCCTCTACCAGTTCGCCGAAGAGACCGAAGAACTGGTGCCCTTTACCTCCGACATCAGCCGCATCGACCGCGGGCTGAAGCGGGCGCACATCGGGTCGGCGACGGCGATGTACGACGCCATTTTCCTGGCCTCACGCGCGCTCTCCCGGCGCCAGGGGCGCAAGGTGATGGTGGTGATCACCGACGGCGGCGACACCATCAGCCGAGTGGATTACGCCGAGGCGCTGCGCGCGGCCCAGATCGCCGACACCATCGTGTACAGCATCATCGACGTCCCCATCGAGGCCAGCGCTGGACGCAACACCGGCGGCGAGCATGCGCTCATGCAGTTGGCCACCGATACCGGCGGCAAATTCTATTATGAGAATTCGCCGGAGGAGTTGAATCGCGCCTTTCGCCAGGTGAGCGAAGAGCTGCGCACGCAATACCTGCTGGGCTACTATCCGGTGAAGCGGCTGGCCGACTCCGACTACCGGCGTATCGAGGTGCGTCTGAAGGCCGACGCCGGCCCGCGCTTCGCCGGCCTGCGCCCCCGCCACCGCGCCGGATACTACACCTCCAAGGCGGAGTGA
- a CDS encoding RNA chaperone Hfq yields MPFRPTNSFRKAKAPPPDETFQEAAYLKALGEKQTPVTVKLVDGETVYGWIEYYDQNMIRLTREGEPNLFIFKHEILYIAEEGRRKRE; encoded by the coding sequence ATGCCTTTCCGCCCCACGAACAGTTTCCGCAAAGCCAAGGCGCCTCCGCCCGACGAGACCTTCCAGGAAGCCGCCTATCTGAAGGCGCTGGGCGAGAAGCAGACGCCCGTCACCGTGAAACTGGTGGACGGCGAGACGGTGTATGGCTGGATCGAGTACTACGATCAGAACATGATCCGGCTGACGCGCGAGGGGGAGCCAAACCTGTTCATCTTCAAGCACGAAATCCTGTACATCGCCGAAGAGGGACGCCGCAAGCGTGAGTAG
- a CDS encoding inositol monophosphatase — translation MSEIAREAGALLMTYFARRVKVEYKGDVDIVTEADRASEALIVDRLQARWPKHDLIGEEGASAKQGSDYRWYVDPLDGTTNFAHGFPVFCISLAVEYRGEVVAGVLYDPTRDELYSAEKGSGAYLNSRRIHVSKTANLSESLVATGFPSHKRHKNPNIHFYHRITLMTHGVRRAGSAALDLASVASGRFDGFWEFNLNPWDTGAGVLLVEEAGGKVTRFGGEPFTIDSKETLATNGLIHADLLKVFQDVFAGKNLEELPSAVEYGKGR, via the coding sequence ATGAGCGAGATCGCGCGCGAAGCCGGCGCGCTGCTCATGACCTACTTCGCCCGCCGGGTCAAGGTCGAATACAAAGGCGACGTCGACATCGTCACGGAAGCGGACCGCGCCAGCGAGGCGCTGATCGTAGACCGCCTCCAGGCGCGCTGGCCCAAGCACGACCTGATCGGGGAAGAAGGCGCGAGCGCCAAACAGGGCAGCGACTACCGCTGGTACGTGGACCCGCTCGACGGCACAACGAACTTCGCGCACGGATTCCCGGTGTTCTGTATTTCGCTGGCGGTGGAATACCGGGGAGAGGTGGTCGCGGGCGTACTCTACGATCCGACGCGGGATGAGCTGTACTCCGCGGAAAAGGGAAGCGGCGCATACCTGAATTCGCGGCGCATCCACGTATCGAAGACGGCGAACCTGTCGGAGAGCCTGGTGGCGACCGGCTTCCCCAGCCACAAGCGGCATAAGAACCCGAACATCCACTTCTATCACCGGATTACGCTGATGACGCACGGGGTGCGGCGGGCGGGCTCGGCGGCGCTCGACCTGGCGTCGGTGGCCAGCGGGCGCTTCGATGGATTCTGGGAATTCAATCTCAATCCCTGGGACACGGGCGCGGGCGTGCTGCTGGTGGAAGAGGCGGGCGGGAAAGTCACGCGCTTTGGCGGCGAGCCGTTCACCATCGATTCGAAGGAGACGCTGGCGACGAACGGGTTGATCCATGCCGATCTGCTGAAAGTCTTCCAAGACGTCTTCGCCGGGAAAAATCTCGAAGAGCTGCCGTCGGCGGTGGAGTACGGGAAGGGAAGATGA